The following coding sequences are from one Buchnera aphidicola (Nippolachnus piri) window:
- the rsmA gene encoding 16S rRNA (adenine(1518)-N(6)/adenine(1519)-N(6))-dimethyltransferase RsmA: MNINLFKKYPPIKKLGQNFLQNSEIIKKIVQNINPQSTEYMLEIGSGYGALTIPISRIVKELIVLEIDENLILFLSKKVCPEMLRIFLVDALEFDYKNFFLQRNTLLFRIFGNLPYNISTIFLLKTIFFQIHIYDMNLMFQKEVAERIMASPNTKKYGRLSVIIQNFYKITMILSISKENFFPKPKISSTFLKFVPILNKNKSLKYIFLLEYITKIAFSNRRKILKNSLGKLFSEKKMISLGINPKYRAENLSVKQYEKLVNSIILENLL; this comes from the coding sequence TAAAAAATATCCTCCAATTAAAAAATTAGGTCAAAATTTTTTACAAAATTCAGAAATAATAAAAAAAATTGTTCAAAACATTAATCCTCAAAGTACTGAATATATGTTAGAAATAGGATCAGGATATGGAGCTTTAACAATTCCAATAAGTCGAATAGTAAAAGAATTAATTGTTTTAGAAATTGATGAAAATTTAATATTATTTTTATCTAAAAAAGTTTGTCCGGAAATGTTACGTATTTTTTTAGTAGATGCATTAGAATTTGATTATAAAAATTTTTTTTTACAAAGAAATACATTATTATTTCGTATTTTTGGAAATTTACCTTATAATATTTCTACAATTTTTTTATTAAAAACTATATTTTTTCAAATTCATATTTATGATATGAATTTAATGTTTCAAAAAGAAGTAGCTGAACGTATAATGGCTTCTCCTAATACTAAAAAATATGGCCGTTTAAGTGTTATAATTCAAAATTTTTATAAAATTACTATGATTTTATCTATTTCTAAAGAAAATTTTTTTCCTAAACCTAAAATATCTTCAACATTTTTAAAATTTGTTCCTATTTTAAATAAAAATAAATCTTTAAAATATATTTTTTTGTTAGAATATATTACTAAAATAGCATTTTCTAATCGTCGAAAAATTTTAAAAAATAGTTTAGGTAAACTTTTTAGTGAAAAAAAGATGATTTCTTTAGGAATTAATCCTAAATATAGAGCTGAAAATTTATCTGTAAAACAATATGAAAAATTAGTTAATAGTATTATTTTAGAAAATTTATTATAA
- the carB gene encoding carbamoyl-phosphate synthase large subunit has translation MPKRKDLKTILILGAGPIIIGQACEFDYSGVQACQVLKEEGFKIILINSNPATIMTDPQMAHRTYIEPLNTSIIEKIIKKEKPQALLPTMGGQTALNCTLKLYKKKILKKYNVEIIGITIKAIKKAENRHLFEKSMKKIRLNTAKCGIANTFQQALKISKKIGFPCIIRPSFTMGGSGGGIAYSLKEFKKICESGLKQSPTNELLIDESLLGWKEYEMEIVRDHKENCIIVCSIENIDPMGIHTGDSITIAPSQTLSDIEFQKMRNAAKKILKEIGVNNGGANVQFAINPKTGKMIIVEMNPRVSRSSALASKATGFPIARIATKLAIGYTLDELHNDITGIHTPAAFEPSLDYIVIKMPRFNFEKFPNCKDRLTTQMQSVGEVMAIGRTFQESLHKAIQSLEIGSSGFDITSRIPLSNKIIQNKKKLIYELKSAGPERLWYIGESFRKGWTLKKIQNLTNIDPWFLYYIQELIHIEENLKTLDYKKIDSKFLKFLKKKGFSDLRISQLLNTTEEKIRNLRLKFKIFPVYKRIDTCAAEFSTETAYFYSTWEDECESIPTKNKNKIVILGGGPNRIGQGIEFDYCCVHASQALMKKKYETIMINCNPETVSTDYNMSHRLYFEPITFEHIFSIINIEKPLGIIIQYGGQTPLKLSKDFQKFNINILGTTFKNIDKAENRYKFQKIIKKLGLIQPKNNIAKNLPDAIEKAEILGYPIIVRPSYVLGGRDMKIIKNSNELKKYFQLLNLNHQIQEILLDQYLKNAIEIDVDIICDQKNVFIGGILEHIEPAGIHSGDSACIFPTYTITKNIKKKIKEQVTKLALSLSIKGLMNAQFAIKNNKIYVLEVNPRASRTIPFLSKATGTELAKISTNVIIGITLKKKYYFSEKFLKYFFVKEVVLPFNKFKNSNPVLSPEMRSTGEVMGIGKNFKNAFYKAVLSITKKIPKKGNILCSIPIKKKKNILPILQKLLKSGFSIHFTNIQIYQFLKKLKTNLNSIHYIYQKKFKIQKILEKNKYSYVIYINSEYQKNHETQKIFEYIFKNQIHYDTTIKGVWATSKILKIHNITEINSIQKIQNSQKNLIQ, from the coding sequence ATGCCAAAAAGAAAAGATTTAAAAACTATTTTAATTTTAGGAGCTGGACCTATTATTATTGGACAAGCTTGTGAATTTGATTATTCAGGAGTACAAGCTTGTCAAGTACTTAAAGAAGAAGGATTTAAAATAATTTTAATTAATTCTAATCCAGCTACAATTATGACCGATCCTCAGATGGCTCATCGGACATATATTGAACCTCTTAACACTTCCATAATTGAAAAAATTATTAAAAAAGAAAAACCACAAGCTTTATTACCTACAATGGGGGGACAAACAGCTTTAAATTGCACTTTAAAACTTTATAAAAAAAAAATTTTAAAAAAATATAATGTAGAAATAATTGGTATTACAATTAAAGCTATAAAAAAAGCTGAAAATAGACATTTATTTGAAAAATCTATGAAAAAAATTAGATTAAATACTGCAAAATGCGGTATTGCAAATACTTTTCAACAAGCATTAAAAATCTCTAAAAAAATAGGTTTTCCATGTATTATTCGACCTTCTTTTACTATGGGAGGAAGCGGAGGAGGTATAGCATATTCTTTAAAAGAATTTAAAAAAATTTGTGAATCAGGATTAAAACAATCTCCAACAAATGAATTATTAATTGATGAATCATTACTTGGATGGAAAGAATATGAAATGGAAATTGTTCGTGATCATAAAGAAAATTGTATTATTGTATGCTCTATTGAAAATATTGATCCTATGGGAATTCATACTGGAGATTCAATTACAATTGCTCCTTCTCAAACTTTAAGTGATATAGAATTTCAAAAAATGAGAAATGCAGCAAAAAAAATTTTAAAAGAAATTGGAGTTAATAATGGAGGAGCAAACGTACAATTTGCTATAAACCCTAAAACAGGAAAAATGATCATTGTTGAAATGAATCCCCGCGTATCTAGATCTTCAGCTTTAGCTTCTAAAGCTACAGGTTTCCCTATTGCAAGAATTGCTACTAAACTAGCTATTGGATATACTTTAGATGAATTACATAATGATATTACTGGAATTCATACCCCTGCTGCATTTGAACCTTCTCTAGATTATATTGTAATTAAAATGCCTCGTTTTAATTTTGAAAAATTTCCAAATTGTAAAGATCGTTTAACTACGCAAATGCAATCAGTTGGTGAAGTAATGGCTATTGGACGAACATTTCAAGAGTCTTTACATAAAGCCATACAAAGCTTAGAAATAGGTTCGAGTGGTTTTGATATTACTTCTAGAATTCCATTATCTAATAAAATTATTCAAAATAAAAAAAAATTAATATATGAATTAAAATCAGCAGGCCCGGAACGTCTTTGGTATATAGGAGAATCTTTTCGAAAAGGATGGACTTTAAAAAAAATTCAAAATTTAACAAATATAGATCCATGGTTTTTATATTATATTCAAGAATTAATTCATATTGAAGAAAATTTAAAAACTTTAGACTACAAAAAAATTGATTCAAAATTTTTAAAATTTTTAAAAAAAAAAGGATTTTCAGATTTACGAATTTCACAATTATTAAATACTACGGAAGAAAAAATTCGTAATTTACGATTAAAATTTAAAATTTTTCCAGTATATAAACGTATTGATACTTGTGCTGCAGAATTTTCTACTGAAACAGCATATTTTTATTCTACTTGGGAAGATGAATGTGAATCTATACCTACAAAAAATAAAAACAAAATTGTTATTTTAGGAGGAGGACCAAATAGAATCGGACAAGGAATAGAATTTGATTATTGTTGTGTACATGCATCTCAAGCTTTAATGAAAAAAAAATATGAAACAATTATGATAAACTGTAATCCTGAAACAGTATCTACAGATTATAATATGTCTCACCGTCTATATTTTGAACCTATTACTTTTGAACACATTTTTTCTATTATTAATATTGAAAAACCTTTAGGAATTATTATTCAATATGGAGGTCAAACACCTTTAAAGTTATCTAAAGATTTTCAAAAATTTAATATTAATATTTTAGGAACAACATTTAAAAATATTGATAAAGCTGAAAATAGATATAAATTTCAAAAAATTATTAAAAAATTAGGATTAATACAACCAAAAAATAATATAGCAAAAAATTTACCAGACGCTATAGAAAAAGCAGAAATTTTAGGATATCCAATTATTGTCCGACCTTCATATGTATTAGGAGGGCGCGATATGAAAATTATTAAAAATTCTAACGAATTAAAAAAATATTTTCAACTTTTAAATTTAAATCATCAAATACAAGAAATTTTATTAGATCAATATTTAAAAAACGCAATCGAAATAGATGTAGATATAATTTGTGATCAAAAAAATGTATTTATAGGTGGAATATTAGAACATATTGAACCTGCTGGAATTCATTCAGGAGATTCTGCATGTATTTTCCCTACATATACTATTACAAAAAATATTAAAAAAAAAATAAAAGAACAAGTTACTAAATTAGCTTTATCTCTTTCAATTAAAGGATTAATGAATGCACAATTTGCTATTAAAAATAATAAAATATATGTTTTAGAAGTAAATCCAAGAGCCTCACGTACTATTCCATTTTTATCTAAAGCTACTGGAACAGAATTAGCAAAAATATCTACGAACGTTATTATTGGTATTACTTTAAAAAAAAAATATTATTTTTCTGAAAAATTTTTAAAATATTTTTTTGTAAAAGAAGTAGTTTTACCATTTAATAAATTTAAAAATTCTAATCCTGTTTTAAGTCCAGAAATGAGATCTACAGGCGAAGTAATGGGAATTGGAAAAAATTTTAAAAATGCTTTTTATAAAGCTGTACTCAGTATTACCAAAAAAATACCTAAAAAAGGAAATATTTTATGTTCTATACCTATTAAAAAAAAAAAAAATATTTTACCTATACTCCAAAAATTACTTAAATCAGGATTTAGTATCCATTTCACTAATATTCAAATTTATCAATTTTTAAAAAAATTAAAAACTAATTTAAATTCTATTCATTACATTTATCAAAAAAAATTTAAAATACAGAAAATTCTAGAAAAAAATAAATACTCATATGTAATTTATATTAATTCTGAATATCAAAAAAATCATGAAACACAAAAAATCTTTGAATATATTTTTAAAAATCAAATACATTATGATACAACAATAAAAGGTGTTTGGGCTACTTCTAAAATATTAAAAATTCATAATATTACTGAAATTAATTCAATTCAAAAAATACAAAATTCTCAAAAAAATTTAATACAATAA
- the carA gene encoding glutamine-hydrolyzing carbamoyl-phosphate synthase small subunit, translating into MQTTAILILQNGTIFYGKNTGIQGTFLGEIVFNTAMTGYQEILTDPSYSNQFIVFTYPHIGNIGINSNSSESKKIHAKGIITKNLSSIDSHYTSQKNLVQYLQENNIISITDIDTRKLTKILRISGTQYGCITTNINISTQKILKKILKYSKLPKLNITLKKTTKKKYIWYPHPLSTNTKKKNINNINFKKKKLLHVIVYDFGIKKNILEILFKKKCSITVVPANTKIKEILLLNPSGILLSNGPGDPRTCLESIKQIKKLLLYKIPIFGICLGHQILALAAHAKIIKMKFGHHGSNHPVKNLINNRIFITTQNHNYTIDPNSLNSNIKITHVSLFDQTIQGISLKNSPSFGFQGHPESSPGPHDIKILFENFIKNMLKKESTCQKEKI; encoded by the coding sequence TTGCAGACCACCGCAATCTTAATACTACAAAACGGAACTATATTTTATGGAAAAAATACTGGAATTCAAGGAACATTTTTAGGTGAAATAGTATTTAATACAGCTATGACAGGTTATCAAGAAATTTTAACTGATCCCTCATATAGCAATCAATTCATAGTATTTACTTATCCTCACATAGGAAATATAGGAATTAATTCTAATTCATCTGAATCTAAAAAAATTCATGCAAAAGGAATTATTACAAAAAACTTATCAAGTATAGATAGTCATTATACTAGTCAAAAAAATTTAGTACAATATCTGCAAGAAAATAATATAATTTCTATTACGGATATTGATACTAGAAAATTAACTAAAATTCTTAGAATTTCAGGTACACAATATGGATGTATTACTACTAACATTAATATATCTACACAAAAAATCTTAAAAAAAATTTTAAAATATTCTAAATTACCTAAATTAAATATTACACTCAAAAAAACTACAAAAAAAAAATATATTTGGTATCCACATCCCCTTTCTACTAATACTAAAAAAAAAAATATTAACAATATAAATTTCAAAAAAAAAAAACTCTTACATGTAATAGTATATGATTTCGGAATCAAAAAAAATATTCTAGAAATTTTATTTAAAAAAAAATGCTCTATTACTGTAGTTCCTGCTAATACAAAAATAAAAGAAATTTTATTATTAAACCCCTCAGGTATACTTTTATCCAATGGACCAGGTGATCCTAGAACCTGTCTAGAATCCATTAAACAAATTAAAAAATTATTATTATATAAAATTCCTATTTTTGGAATTTGTTTAGGTCATCAAATTTTAGCATTAGCTGCTCATGCAAAAATTATTAAAATGAAATTTGGACATCATGGGTCCAATCATCCAGTCAAAAATTTAATAAATAATCGTATTTTTATTACAACTCAAAATCACAATTATACTATTGATCCAAATTCTTTAAACTCAAACATTAAAATTACACATGTTTCTTTATTTGATCAAACTATTCAAGGAATTTCTTTAAAAAATTCTCCTTCTTTTGGGTTTCAAGGACATCCAGAATCTTCACCTGGACCTCATGATATAAAAATATTATTTGAAAATTTTATCAAAAATATGTTAAAAAAGGAATCAACATGCCAAAAAGAAAAGATTTAA
- the dapB gene encoding 4-hydroxy-tetrahydrodipicolinate reductase has translation MEKNTKIIISGAYGKMGQSLIKELKNFPKITCTYALIKNKISKKFKNHKNFNFPFLNLNQLNQKKTVDFDVLIDFSNPKSSLQNLEFCIKKKKNIVIGTTGFTNLQMKYIKESSKKISILYSPNFSCGINLMCILLEKISNVIGENSDIAILESHHKNKKDQPSGTALYLKSIITNTMKWKFQNKNISEYFYLNKKKNKKKIICSSLRLGNIIGKHTVIFENSQEILKITHKAVTRDIFSQGALKSAYWLKNKKNGFFTMRDVLI, from the coding sequence ATGGAAAAAAATACAAAAATTATAATTTCTGGTGCATACGGGAAAATGGGGCAATCATTAATTAAAGAATTAAAAAATTTTCCAAAAATAACTTGTACGTATGCTTTAATTAAAAATAAAATATCAAAAAAATTTAAAAATCATAAAAATTTTAACTTTCCATTTTTAAATTTAAATCAACTTAATCAAAAAAAAACAGTAGATTTTGATGTCTTAATAGATTTTAGTAACCCGAAATCTTCTTTACAAAACCTAGAATTTTGTATAAAAAAAAAAAAAAATATTGTAATTGGAACTACCGGATTTACTAATTTACAAATGAAATATATCAAAGAATCTTCTAAAAAAATATCTATTCTATATTCACCAAATTTTAGCTGTGGAATTAATTTAATGTGTATTTTACTAGAAAAAATTTCTAATGTAATAGGAGAAAATAGTGATATTGCAATTCTAGAATCCCATCATAAAAATAAAAAAGATCAACCTTCTGGAACTGCATTATATTTAAAATCTATTATTACAAATACTATGAAGTGGAAATTTCAAAATAAAAATATTTCTGAATATTTCTATTTAAATAAAAAAAAAAATAAAAAAAAAATTATTTGTTCAAGTTTACGACTTGGAAACATTATAGGAAAACATACTGTAATATTTGAAAATTCTCAAGAGATATTGAAGATTACCCACAAAGCTGTTACACGTGATATTTTTTCACAAGGGGCTTTAAAATCTGCGTATTGGTTAAAAAATAAAAAAAATGGTTTTTTTACTATGAGAGATGTTCTAATATAA
- the ileS gene encoding isoleucine--tRNA ligase: protein MHFNNNNINLPKTKFSMKANLISKEIDILKKWKNEKIYTYLNNQKNYKKSFFLHDGPPYANGNIHLGHAVNKILKDIILKSKRLSNFYAPFIPCWDCHGLPIEHKIEKKIKFKEKILNIPKIHKICRQYVLQQIKKQKKDFKRLGILADWNNSNLTMNYENEANTILTLSKIIQKKNLYRDFKPIYWCMDCQSSLAEAEIEYLSKKCQTIFFTLKIFQSQKFLQKITKKTQNKNTLQKFSFIIYTTTIWTIPTCQAIAINPNIQYTIFIIKKSFFICAKNLIHNFLKEINTNQYKIVDNVPGKKFKNLYVCHPITKKKIPIIFSEHITNTLGTGIVQMSPDHGLEDFIICKKYKINPIHMINSYGIYKNPQNSYLNKIHIFKSSKIIIKILKNKNQFLFVKEILHQYPHCWRHKTPIIFRATPQWFIKIHQNPLKKKILKNINLINWVPQWGKKKMKLMIKNRPDWCISRQRIWGIPLPLFIHKKNFTLHPNTVSILKNFSKIVKKKGSQIWWNLKPKKLLKKNSSEYQKVNDIIDVWFESGSNHQLKIYKYNIKKKKNYISDLCLEGSDQHRGWFMSSLIISTYTKSQIPYYNIITHGFVVDQKKQKMSKSLGNIVSPQEIIKKWGADILRLWVAYTNYSNEMSISEYVMQQTSEYYRRIRNTIRFILSNLHDFTPSKNSITFLKMLKIDQWILNLTKKFQKNIIKNYSHYNFQIVIKKILNFCSIQLSSKYFEITKDRLYMFQKNSLERRSIQTALYHILEYLIRWISPILSFTADEIWNYVPEKNKKYIFFEKWYELPNITIQKNIFNSNFWKTIFLLRREVHKNIEKKREKKKISSNSEVKIIFYITSKISKLLRIINSNELPIFFSVSQIQLKNYIIAPINLKKNKYIKNCKILIKKSIGKKCIRCWQYVENFKKNFKNTNICARCFTNVYGIGEKRKFF, encoded by the coding sequence ATGCATTTTAATAATAATAACATTAATTTACCAAAAACAAAATTTTCTATGAAAGCTAATTTGATTTCTAAAGAAATCGATATTTTAAAAAAATGGAAAAATGAAAAAATTTATACATATCTAAACAACCAAAAAAATTATAAAAAATCTTTTTTCTTGCATGATGGTCCCCCATATGCTAATGGTAATATTCATTTAGGACATGCTGTTAATAAAATTTTAAAAGATATAATTTTAAAATCAAAAAGATTATCCAATTTTTATGCTCCTTTTATTCCTTGTTGGGATTGTCACGGATTACCAATTGAACACAAAATTGAAAAAAAAATAAAATTTAAAGAAAAAATTTTAAATATTCCAAAAATTCATAAAATTTGTCGTCAATATGTTCTTCAACAAATTAAAAAACAAAAAAAAGATTTTAAAAGATTAGGTATTTTAGCTGATTGGAATAATTCTAATTTAACTATGAATTATGAAAATGAAGCAAATACTATTTTAACTTTATCAAAAATTATTCAAAAAAAAAATTTATATAGAGATTTTAAACCTATTTATTGGTGTATGGATTGTCAATCTTCATTAGCTGAAGCTGAAATAGAATATTTATCGAAAAAATGTCAAACAATTTTTTTTACTTTGAAAATTTTTCAATCTCAAAAATTTCTTCAAAAAATTACTAAAAAAACTCAAAATAAAAATACTTTACAAAAATTTTCTTTTATTATATATACTACTACAATTTGGACCATTCCTACTTGTCAAGCTATTGCAATAAATCCTAACATTCAATATACAATATTTATTATTAAAAAATCATTTTTTATTTGTGCTAAAAATTTAATACATAATTTTCTTAAAGAAATAAATACTAATCAATATAAAATTGTTGATAATGTACCTGGAAAAAAATTTAAAAATTTATATGTATGTCATCCTATCACAAAAAAAAAAATTCCAATTATATTTTCTGAACATATTACTAATACTTTAGGTACTGGTATAGTTCAAATGTCACCTGATCATGGATTAGAAGATTTTATAATTTGTAAAAAATATAAAATTAATCCAATTCATATGATTAATTCTTATGGAATCTATAAAAATCCTCAAAATTCTTATTTAAATAAAATTCATATTTTTAAAAGTTCTAAAATTATTATAAAAATACTAAAAAATAAAAATCAATTTTTATTCGTTAAAGAAATTTTACATCAATACCCTCATTGTTGGAGACATAAAACTCCTATTATTTTTCGAGCAACCCCTCAATGGTTTATAAAAATTCATCAAAATCCATTAAAAAAAAAAATACTTAAAAACATTAATTTAATTAATTGGGTTCCTCAATGGGGGAAAAAAAAAATGAAATTAATGATAAAAAATCGACCTGATTGGTGCATTTCTCGCCAAAGAATATGGGGTATACCTCTTCCTTTATTTATTCATAAAAAAAATTTTACTTTACATCCCAATACTGTTTCAATTTTAAAAAATTTTTCTAAAATAGTTAAAAAAAAAGGTAGTCAAATATGGTGGAATTTAAAACCTAAAAAACTTTTAAAAAAAAATTCTTCAGAATATCAAAAAGTTAATGATATTATCGATGTTTGGTTTGAATCCGGATCAAATCATCAATTAAAAATTTATAAATATAATATTAAAAAAAAAAAAAATTATATTTCAGATTTATGTTTAGAAGGTTCAGATCAACATCGAGGATGGTTTATGTCTTCTTTAATTATTTCAACATATACTAAATCTCAAATTCCATATTATAACATTATTACACATGGATTTGTTGTTGACCAAAAAAAACAAAAAATGTCTAAATCATTAGGTAATATTGTTTCTCCTCAAGAAATTATAAAAAAATGGGGAGCTGATATTTTAAGATTATGGGTTGCATACACAAATTATTCTAATGAAATGTCTATTTCAGAATATGTTATGCAACAAACTTCAGAATATTATCGGCGTATTCGAAATACCATTCGTTTTATTTTATCAAATTTACATGATTTTACTCCTAGTAAAAATTCAATTACATTCTTAAAAATGTTAAAAATTGATCAATGGATATTAAATCTTACAAAAAAATTTCAAAAAAATATTATAAAAAATTATTCTCATTATAATTTTCAAATAGTTATAAAAAAAATTTTAAATTTTTGCTCAATACAATTAAGTTCGAAATATTTTGAAATTACAAAAGATAGATTGTACATGTTTCAAAAAAATAGTTTAGAACGCCGAAGTATACAAACTGCGTTGTATCACATTTTAGAGTATTTAATACGATGGATTTCACCAATTCTATCTTTCACTGCTGATGAAATTTGGAATTATGTTCCCGAAAAAAATAAAAAATATATTTTTTTTGAAAAATGGTATGAATTACCTAATATAACAATTCAAAAAAATATATTTAATTCTAATTTTTGGAAGACTATATTTTTATTACGTAGAGAAGTTCATAAAAATATCGAAAAAAAGAGAGAAAAAAAAAAAATTTCTAGTAATTCAGAAGTAAAAATAATTTTTTATATCACCTCTAAAATTTCAAAATTATTACGAATTATTAATAGTAATGAATTACCTATATTTTTTTCTGTATCACAAATTCAACTTAAAAATTATATTATAGCGCCCATTAACTTAAAAAAAAATAAATATATTAAAAATTGCAAAATTTTAATTAAAAAATCTATTGGTAAAAAATGTATAAGATGTTGGCAATATGTAGAAAATTTTAAAAAAAATTTTAAAAATACTAATATTTGCGCTAGATGTTTTACAAACGTTTATGGAATAGGTGAAAAAAGAAAATTTTTTTAA
- the rpsT gene encoding 30S ribosomal protein S20, which yields MANIKSAKKRILISEKKRKINVSMRSKVKTFIKKVLISIKNNRMQEAQKNFKILQPILDRSVSKGVIHKNKSSRYKSNLISKIKKIKNI from the coding sequence TTGGCAAATATTAAATCGGCAAAAAAAAGAATTCTTATTTCAGAAAAAAAAAGAAAAATTAACGTGAGTATGCGCTCAAAAGTTAAAACTTTTATAAAAAAGGTATTAATTTCGATTAAAAATAATCGTATGCAAGAAGCACAAAAAAATTTTAAAATTTTACAACCTATTTTGGATCGAAGTGTTTCTAAAGGAGTTATTCATAAAAATAAATCTTCTCGTTATAAATCCAATTTAATATCAAAAATTAAAAAAATAAAAAATATTTAA